From Toxorhynchites rutilus septentrionalis strain SRP chromosome 2, ASM2978413v1, whole genome shotgun sequence, a single genomic window includes:
- the LOC129766704 gene encoding uncharacterized protein LOC129766704 yields the protein MSCDDNAEQQTLDDTSTLYQLKNDTYSVQAEEDPVSVHAKNVTLNDARIGENAYNTFCPETEPIDIHDLSEKLNTRNIILSDLLITDQNVNTWTGIPSLAILQELCYSVKQLETVYPNKFSMHCTDRLILTMTKIKQNLSFAALSTLFRIHSATVATYFCHTVHMLGQILATFIYMPEKSEIKNNIPICFRESFQNITIILDCTEVPIATLKYLNCRITTYSPYKSTRTSKFLVGVTPAGLISYTSKAYSGKASDKFIFNHGKLIDDLKPHIDEVMTDKGALDFNDQPIHWIDTIRRRCKPAFTWFNNYSALFYQ from the exons ATGTCATGTGATGACAATGCTGAACAACAAACCTTAGATGATACGTCTACACTTTATCAGTTGAAAAACGATACATATTCAGTACAGGCAGAAGAAGATCCTGTTTCAGTGCACGCTAAAAATGTTACACTGAATGATGCTAGAATAGGTGAAAATGCATATAACACGTTTTGTCCAGAAACTGAGCCAATTGATATTCACGATTTAAGTGAGAAACTCAACACCCGCAACATAATTCTTTCAGATTTATTGATAACTGATCAGAATGTAAACACTTGGACGGGGATTCCATCTTTAGCTATCTTACAAGAATTGTGCTATTCCGTCAAGCAGTTGGAGACAGTATATCCGAACAAATTCTCGATGCATTGCACTGATCGATTAATTTTGACTATgacaaaaatcaaacaaaatttatCGTTTGCAGCCTTAAGCACGCTTTTTCGTATTCATTCAGCCACTGTAGCAACATATTTTTGTCATACTGTGCATATGTTGGGCCAAATCCTCGCAACATTTATTTATATGCCGGAAAAGAGTGAAATCAAGAATAATATACCAATCTGCTTCAGAGAAAGCTTTCAAAATATAACTATTATACTAGATTGCACAGAAGTTCCGATAGCAACTCTCAAATACCTCAATTGTAGAATTACAACCTATTCACCATATAAATCTACGAGAACATCTAAGTTTTTAGTAGGAGTTACTCCAGCGGGTCTCATTTCATATACGAGTAAGGCATATTCCGGTAAAGCATCCGACAAGTTTATCTTTAACCATGGAAAGTTAATAGATGATCTGAAGCCACATATAGATGAAGTGATGACTGACAAAGG GGCACTTGATTTCAACGACCAACCGATTCATTGGATCGACACCATCAGGCGACGATGCAAACCAGCATTCACCTGGTTTAACAACTATTCCGCACTTTTTTACCAGTGA
- the LOC129767396 gene encoding vacuolar protein sorting-associated protein 51 homolog, protein MGDKTGNPYDMDSAGFDPDRYLQKLLKECSLKQIMDTETVIVRQTQTLHSDMQTLVYENYNKFISATDTIRKMKTDFKSMETEMNLLVSNMATITEFSEKITDTLQETRSQLTRLSGKHQLLKKLQFLSSLPAKLKTLIEEGNYHQAVQDYAHAQTVLQQYGNQPSFQGIQKDCIKILGDLKMLLKQEFQKTGRSAQSLTEIGELLLQLDEKPSDLAKEMLEHATKRLHEQIVMLQDQTDRDMIEFIDLGIEGFLNDLTLVISSYNDMFLTKHIEQEADDFEETARIDLNNFVNRNIDEYLSLVQDRAEVEIGHGDSQIILRGLDRLHRRLTAMKSLCRAVDMSKSGIDIIINAAYHLCKAHMKSLKDHFSDNLSSIRLALVSVKSDTSSSSSNSPLAGLKDLISNLYVSTMEKVKGLLQDLLIFLQSDWSFNLKTDAKGAACIEGIRENLLVGFLRHISNTMNGFGNNNSSSPTLLLILSKMCLEMDKKGVHVLISLADELYDIDSENSTTLVHETELCSEMRDSAQNLLDSYVRLQGLNLSQMLRKSVETRDWLNCLEPRSVRAVMKRVVEELSVIDSVLGELYDSNDLRTAASSDSSRKTHFSMTTSKQSQYRSTWSTYTPSQMDSSFVSNIHRLFSEKIEIFSSVEFSKVSIITGIIKICLKTLLECVRLRTFSKYGLQQIQVDAHYLQMNLWRFVSDENLIHVLLDEILGSAVLRCLEPILMEPNAVEIICERN, encoded by the exons ATGGGAGATAAAACAGGAAACCCGTACGACATGGACAGTGCAGGTTTTGATCCGGACCGTTATCTACAGAAATTGTTGAAG GAATGTTCGCTTAAACAAATTATGGATACCGAGACGGTTATCGTCCGTCAAACACAAACATTACATAGCGATATGCAAACGCTGGTTTACGAAAACTATAACAAATTTATTTCGGCTACCGACACAATCCGGAAAATGAAGACTGATTTCAAAAGTATGGAGACTGAAATGAATTTACTGGTGTCAAATATGGCCACGATTACCGAATTCAGCGAAAAAATAACAGATACACTGCAAGAAACGAGAAGTCAGCTGACGAGGCTTTCTGGCAAACATCAGCTATTGAAGAAACTTCAATTTTTGTCCTCTCTTCCGGCTAAGCTTAAAACATTAATAGAAGAGGGAAACTATCACCAAGCAGTACAGGACTATGCCCATGCACAAACAGTGTTACAGCAGTACGGTAATCAACCGTCATTCCAGGGGATCCAGAAAGATTGCATCAAAATTCTGGGCGACTTAAAAATGCTGCTTAAGCAAGAATTCCAGAAGACAGGGAGAAGTGCACAATCATTGACCGAAATTGGTGAATTATTACTACAGCTTGATGAGAAGCCGTCAGATTTGGCAAAAGAGATGCTGGAACATGCCACCAAAAGGCTACATGAGCAGATAGTGATGCTTCAAGATCAAACTGACCGTGATATGATCGAGTTTATCGATTTAGGAATCGAAGGTTTCCTAAATGATCTGACACTGGTTATAAGTTCGTACAACGACATGTTTTTGACAAAGCATATTGAACAGGAAGCCGATGATTTTGAGGAGACCGCGAGGattgatttgaataattttgttaATAGAAATATTGACGAATATTTATCGTTGGTTCAAGACCGTGCCGAGGTTGAAATAGGCCATGGGGATTCGCAAATAATTTTGCGAGGGCTGGACCGTCTTCACCGACGTTTGACCGCGATGAAATCCCTGTGTCGCGCTGTGGATATGAGCAAGTCCGGCATTGACATAATCATTAATGCCGCCTACCATCTTTGTAAAGCCCATATGAAATCTCTTAAAGATCACTTTTCTGATAATTTGAGCTCCATTAGACTGGCGTTGGTTTCTGTTAAATCAGATACTTCTTCCTCCTCGTCCAATTCTCCTCTAGCTGGTTTGAAAGACCTGATTTCTAATCTATACGTTTCAACGATGGAGAAAGTGAAGGGACTGTTACAAGATTTGCTGATTTTTCTACAGTCCGATTGGTCGTTTAATCTCAAAACGGACGCCAAAGGAGCAGCTTGTATTGAGGGAATCCGAGAGAATTTGTTGGTTGGGTTTTTGCGACACATATCCAACACCATGAATGGATTTGGTAATAACAATTCCTCTAGTCCCACTCTGCTGCTTATTCTTTCTAAAATGTGTTTGGAAATGGACAAGAAAGGAGTTCATGTTCTG ATTTCGCTAGCAGATGAACTGTATGACATTGATTCGGAGAATAGCACCACTCTGGTTCATGAAACCGAGCTTTGCTCGGAAATGCGCGATTCAGCACAAAATCTTCTGGATTCATACGTTCGTCTCCAAGGGCTGAACCTATCTCAAATGCTGCGTAAAAGCGTCGAAACTCGGGACTGGCTGAATTGTTTAGAGCCACGATCAGTTCGGGCAGTAATGAAGCGCGTAGTGGAAGAACTTTCAGTGATCGATAGTGTTCTCGGAGAGTTGTACGACAGTAACGATTTGCGGACAGCAGCGAGCAGTGATTCCAGTCGGAAAACCCATTTCAGCATGACAACTTCGAAGCAGTCTCAGTATCGTTCGACCTGGTCCACATATACTCCATCCCAGATGGACAGCAGTTTCGTTTCGAATATACACCGACTGTTTTCGGAGAAAATCGAGATTTTCAGCTCGGTGGAATTTTCGAAAGTTTCAATCATAACAGGCATCATCAAGATATGCTTGAAGACGCTGCTGGAATGCGTTCGTTTGCGGACCTTCAGCAAGTATGGTCTGCAGCAGATTCAGGTCGATGCACATTATTTGCAAATGAATTTATGGCGGTTTGTCTCGGATGAGAA TCTGATACATGTCCTGTTGGATGAGATACTGGGGTCGGCAGTATTGCGGTGTTTGGAACCAATTTTAATGGAACCGAATGCGGTGGAAATAATTTGTGAACGAAATTAG